One genomic region from Anopheles bellator chromosome 2, idAnoBellAS_SP24_06.2, whole genome shotgun sequence encodes:
- the LOC131207873 gene encoding serine/arginine-rich splicing factor 7-like translates to MSKMSRYPHDAKVYVGELGNNASKQDIEEAFGYYGPLRNVWVARNPPGFAFVEFEDARDAEDAVRGLDGRTISGRRARVELSTGRGGRGGGGGGRGGPPRGGGKGGGRFQSDDRCYECGGRGHFARDCSRRRGRKSSVDSAAGTYDGATTQTPKAVQHRRALVSAVVVARARG, encoded by the exons ATG TCCAAGATGTCTCGCTACCCGCACGACGCCAAGGTTTACGTCGGTGAGTTAGGTAACAACGCCAGCAAGCAGGATATCGAGGAAGCGTTCGGATACTACGGGCCGCTGCGGAACGTTTGGGTCGCCCGCAACCCGCCCGGGTTCGCGTTCGTCGAGTTCGAGGATGCGCGCGACGCAGAGGACGCGGTGCGCGGTCTGGATGGGCGGACGATTTCCGGACGCCGGGCCCGGGTAGAGCTGTCGACCGGTCGCGGAGgacgcggtggtggtggcggtggacgTGGCGGACCGCCCCGCGGTGGAGGTAAAGGTGGCGGCCGGTTCCAATCGGATGACCGGTGCTACGAGTGTGGTGGACGGGGCCATTTCGCCCGCGACTGCTcgcgccgccgtggccgcaaAAG TAGTGTCGATAGCGCCGCCGGTACGTATGACGGTGCTACAACGCAGACACCGAAGGCCGTTCAGCATCGACGAGCATTGGtatcggcggtggtggttgctaGAGCCCGAGGCTAA